In Citrus sinensis cultivar Valencia sweet orange chromosome 3, DVS_A1.0, whole genome shotgun sequence, the sequence CTTATAGATGGCATCAACCTAAAAGAATTTCAACTTCAGTGGATCCGGAAGAAAATTGGGCTTGTCAGCCAAGAACCTGTGTTATTTACAGGCAGcattaaggataatattgcATATGGAAAGGATGATGCAACTACTGAAGAAATAAGAGTTGCAACTGAACTTGCAAATGCTGCCAAGTTTATTGATAAACTACCTCAGGTTGAGTTATACActatttaatttgttgcttttGTGATCcatctttttataaaatatgattgcTTATATGCTTTGATTCTCTTTGTTATAGGGGATAGACACGTTGGTTGGTGAGCATGGAACCCAGCTCTCTGGTGGACAGAAGCAAAGAATAGCAATTGCAAGAGCAATTCTAAAAGATCCTCGGATTTTACTTTTAGATGAAGCTACTAGTGCGCTTGATGCAGAATCAGAGAAGGTAGTGCAAGAGGCATTGGATAGAATTATGGTCAATAGAACTACAGTCATAGTTGCTCACCGTCTGAGCACTGTGAGAAATGCTGACATGATCGCTGTTATTCATCGAGGGAAGATAGTTGAAAAAGGTATGTGAAACATGTGAGGCTCATTTTAGATGATCCACATGAAGAGAAATGTTATACACAAATTGTCACCCAAcatacaaaattttcatagCGTTCAATCTTGTGGCATGTTTTAATCCCAATATACGAACcctgaaaatttttatcataataaaaCCAACGTTGTTGTATATGCTTaacaacatatatatatcaattgaTCAGGTACACATTCTAAACTGGTGGAGGATCCTGAAGGAGCTTACTCTCAACTTATACGCTTACAGGAAGCAAACAAAGAGTCAGAACAGACTATAGATGGTCAAAGAAAATCAGAAATTTCTATGGAGTCTTTAAGACATTCTAGCCACAGAATGTCACTGCGTCGATCCATAAGTCGTGGTTCATCAATTGGAAATAGCAGCCGCCATTCGATCTCGGTCTCATTTGGTTTACCTTCAGGACAGTTCGCTGATACTGCTCTGGGAGAACCAGCAGGCCCTTCACAACCAACAGAAGAAGTCGCTCCAGAGGTCCCAACTAGGCGCCTTGCCTATCTCAATAAGCCAGAAATTCCGGTTATTCTAGCTGGGACCATTGCAGCTATGGCTAATGGCGTTATACTTCCAGTTTATGGTCTATTAATTTCCAGTGTAATCGAAACATTCTTCAAACCACCTCATGAACTGAAAAAGGACTCCAGGTTCTGGGCACTAATATATGTGGCCCTTGGCGCTGGATCATTTTTGCTAAGTCCAGCCCAATCATATTTCTTTGCCGTGGCTGGAAACAAGTTGATCCAACGGATAAGATCTATGTGTTTTGAGAAGGTGATTCATATGGAGGTTAGTTGGTTCGATGAGCCTGAACACTCAAGTGGCGCTATTGGTGCAAGGCTTTCAGCAGATGCAGCATCAGTTCGTGCTTTAGTTGGAGATGCACTGGCTCGGATAGTTCAAAACATTTCAACAGCAGCCGCGGGCATGATCATTGCTTTTACTGCAAGTTGGGAGTTGGCCCTTATTGTCCTTGTCATGCTTCCTCTTATAGGAGTCAGTGGATACACCCAAATGAAATTCATGAAAGGATTCAGTGCAGATGCAAAGGTATATATTTTCTGAGTCTCAAATGTTATAGCATTTACTAGCTGTTAAGCATTTCCAAGCTGCTGCTCTAAAACTTCGTAATGATTATTTGTGAAGTTTTATGGTTTGATTTGATCATTTGGTCTTGAATTGCTGCAGATGAAGTATGAGGAAGCCAGCCAAGTTGCTAATGATGCAGTTGGAAGCATAAGAACAGTAGCTTCTTTCTGTGCCGAGGAGAAGGTAATGCAACTTTATAAGAAGAAATGTGAAGCTCCTATGAAGACAGGGATCAGGCAAGGGATGGTCAGTGGAGGAGGATTTGGCGCTTCTTTCTTCTTGCTGTTTGCTTTCTACGCAGCTAGTTTCTATGCCGGTGCTCGACTAGTAGAAGATGGAAAAGCCACTTTCTCAGATGTTTTTAAAGTAAGCATATCATTCGTCTCTTACGTCTATCTATCCAGTTTCCCAAAGTGGCAGATCTTTATAAACACTAAAATGTCCCACTGATACAATGTCTTATGTTTGGTTTGCAGGTTTTCTTTTCTCTGACCATGACAGCCATAGGAATTTCTCAATCCAGCTCATTTAGTTCAGATTCAAACAAAGCGAAGAGTGCTGCTGCTTCCATTTTTGCAATCATAGACCGGGAGTCAAAAATAGACCCTAGTGATGAGTCGGGGACAATTTTGGAAGATGTAAAGGGAGAAATAGAGCTTCATCATGTAAGCTTTAAATATCCATCAAGACCGGATGTCCAGGTTTTCCGAGACCTCAACTTAAAAATTCGTGCCGGCAAGGTGAGTGCTAAGCTGAATTTTCAGTTCCATTCTTTGAAGCAGTTAACTACGCACTGTTAGAATCTAAATTacattattctattttttgttctctctTTCAGACTGTTGCTCTGGTTGGAGAAAGTGGGAGTGGGAAATCAACAGTAGTCTCATTGTTGCAAAGATTCTATGATCCTGATGCAGGCCACATTACACTTGACGGAGTTGAAATTCAAAAGCTTCAACTGAAATGGTTGAGGCAGCAGATGGGTCTAGTAAGCCAAGAACCAGTTTTGTTCAACGACACAATCCGCGCCAACATCGCATATGGAAAGGGAGGGGATGCAACTGAAGCAGAAATTCAAGCTGCATCAGAGATGGCGAATGCCCACAAGTTCATCTGTAGCTTACAACAGGTTAGAACGAGCCGGTTACTACTGTAAGCaaatcaatataaatattaaaataagtacTGTACAGAATTGCATAACTCAATTAATGTGGGTTATACATGCTTACGCTACTCTTTTTAACCTGAAATTAATGTAGGGTTATGATACCATGGTTGGAGAGCGAGGACTCCAATTGTCAGGTGGTCAAAAGCAACGGGTAGCCA encodes:
- the LOC102627423 gene encoding ABC transporter B family member 11-like isoform X2; protein product: MTSETMNGESNSNEASASKSQEEVGKDSSMSGNEHDSEKGKQTEKTESVPFYKLFTFADSADTALMIIGSIGAIGNGLCLPLMTLLFGDLINTFGDNQNNSETVDKVSKVAVKFVYLGIGSGIASFLQVTCWMITGERQATRIRGLYLKTILRQDVAFFDNETNTGEVVGRMSGDTVLIQDAMGEKVGKFLQLMATFLGGFLIAFIKGWLLTLVMLSSIPLLAMSGGVMAIMISKMSSRGQGAYAKAASVVEQTIGSIRTVASFTGEKQAMSNYKKFLVTAYKSGVQEGLAAGIGLGMVMLIVFCSYALSVWYGGKLILEEGYNGGQVVNVMVAVLTGSMSLGEASPCLSAFGAGQAAAFKMFETINRKPEIDAYDTKGKILDDIRGDIELRDVYFSYPARPNEQIFSGFSISISSGTTAALVGQSGSGKSTVISLIERFYDPQAGEVLIDGINLKEFQLQWIRKKIGLVSQEPVLFTGSIKDNIAYGKDDATTEEIRVATELANAAKFIDKLPQGIDTLVGEHGTQLSGGQKQRIAIARAILKDPRILLLDEATSALDAESEKVVQEALDRIMVNRTTVIVAHRLSTVRNADMIAVIHRGKIVEKGTHSKLVEDPEGAYSQLIRLQEANKESEQTIDGQRKSEISMESLRHSSHRMSLRRSISRGSSIGNSSRHSISVSFGLPSGQFADTALGEPAGPSQPTEEVAPEVPTRRLAYLNKPEIPVILAGTIAAMANGVILPVYGLLISSVIETFFKPPHELKKDSRFWALIYVALGAGSFLLSPAQSYFFAVAGNKLIQRIRSMCFEKVIHMEVSWFDEPEHSSGAIGARLSADAASVRALVGDALARIVQNISTAAAGMIIAFTASWELALIVLVMLPLIGVSGYTQMKFMKGFSADAKMKYEEASQVANDAVGSIRTVASFCAEEKVMQLYKKKCEAPMKTGIRQGMVSGGGFGASFFLLFAFYAASFYAGARLVEDGKATFSDVFKVFFSLTMTAIGISQSSSFSSDSNKAKSAAASIFAIIDRESKIDPSDESGTILEDVKGEIELHHVSFKYPSRPDVQVFRDLNLKIRAGKTVALVGESGSGKSTVVSLLQRFYDPDAGHITLDGVEIQKLQLKWLRQQMGLVSQEPVLFNDTIRANIAYGKGGDATEAEIQAASEMANAHKFICSLQQVRTSRLLLVMIPWLESEDSNCQVVKSNG
- the LOC102627423 gene encoding ABC transporter B family member 11-like isoform X1, whose amino-acid sequence is MTSETMNGESNSNEASASKSQEEVGKDSSMSGNEHDSEKGKQTEKTESVPFYKLFTFADSADTALMIIGSIGAIGNGLCLPLMTLLFGDLINTFGDNQNNSETVDKVSKVAVKFVYLGIGSGIASFLQVTCWMITGERQATRIRGLYLKTILRQDVAFFDNETNTGEVVGRMSGDTVLIQDAMGEKVGKFLQLMATFLGGFLIAFIKGWLLTLVMLSSIPLLAMSGGVMAIMISKMSSRGQGAYAKAASVVEQTIGSIRTVASFTGEKQAMSNYKKFLVTAYKSGVQEGLAAGIGLGMVMLIVFCSYALSVWYGGKLILEEGYNGGQVVNVMVAVLTGSMSLGEASPCLSAFGAGQAAAFKMFETINRKPEIDAYDTKGKILDDIRGDIELRDVYFSYPARPNEQIFSGFSISISSGTTAALVGQSGSGKSTVISLIERFYDPQAGEVLIDGINLKEFQLQWIRKKIGLVSQEPVLFTGSIKDNIAYGKDDATTEEIRVATELANAAKFIDKLPQGIDTLVGEHGTQLSGGQKQRIAIARAILKDPRILLLDEATSALDAESEKVVQEALDRIMVNRTTVIVAHRLSTVRNADMIAVIHRGKIVEKGTHSKLVEDPEGAYSQLIRLQEANKESEQTIDGQRKSEISMESLRHSSHRMSLRRSISRGSSIGNSSRHSISVSFGLPSGQFADTALGEPAGPSQPTEEVAPEVPTRRLAYLNKPEIPVILAGTIAAMANGVILPVYGLLISSVIETFFKPPHELKKDSRFWALIYVALGAGSFLLSPAQSYFFAVAGNKLIQRIRSMCFEKVIHMEVSWFDEPEHSSGAIGARLSADAASVRALVGDALARIVQNISTAAAGMIIAFTASWELALIVLVMLPLIGVSGYTQMKFMKGFSADAKMKYEEASQVANDAVGSIRTVASFCAEEKVMQLYKKKCEAPMKTGIRQGMVSGGGFGASFFLLFAFYAASFYAGARLVEDGKATFSDVFKVFFSLTMTAIGISQSSSFSSDSNKAKSAAASIFAIIDRESKIDPSDESGTILEDVKGEIELHHVSFKYPSRPDVQVFRDLNLKIRAGKTVALVGESGSGKSTVVSLLQRFYDPDAGHITLDGVEIQKLQLKWLRQQMGLVSQEPVLFNDTIRANIAYGKGGDATEAEIQAASEMANAHKFICSLQQGYDTMVGERGLQLSGGQKQRVAIARAIVKDPKILLLDEATSALDAESERVVQDALDRVMKNRTTVVVAHRLSTIKNADMIAVVKNGVIVEKGKHENLINIPDGFYASLIALHSSASTS